The nucleotide window TCTCGTTGACCTTCGCCGCGACCTCGTCCTTGTCCGGGCTGCCCTCGGGCAGGTCGAAGTCGAGACGGCCCTCGCCCTCGCCGATCTGGCCGCCGGTGACGGGGAAGGGCAGGACGACGGAGAGCAGGTGCAGCGCGGTGTGCACGCGCATCAACCGGTAGCGGCGGTCCCAGTCGAGATGCAGCACGATGTTGTCGCCGACGGCCGGGAGCGTCTCGCCCTCGGCCGGAACATGGACGATCTGGCTGCGGTCCTCGCCATAGACGGTGGTGGCAATCGGGATCTGGCGGCCGTCGGCAAGCTCGATCCGGCCGCTGTCGCCCGGCTGCCCGCCGCCGGTCGCGTAGAAGACGGTCCGGTCGAGGACGATGCCGCCGCGGTCGGTGATGGCGGTCACCCGTGCATCGCAGCTGCGCAGAT belongs to Stappia indica and includes:
- a CDS encoding alanyl-tRNA editing protein, which codes for MTDLLFRDDAYLRSCDARVTAITDRGGIVLDRTVFYATGGGQPGDSGRIELADGRQIPIATTVYGEDRSQIVHVPAEGETLPAVGDNIVLHLDWDRRYRLMRVHTALHLLSVVLPFPVTGGQIGEGEGRLDFDLPEGSPDKDEVAAKVNEIAAADHAVTTDWITDEELLAKPEMVKTMSVKPPMGSGRVRLVRIGDVDLQPCGGTHVSRTSEIGPLIVTKIEKKGRQNRRVRIQLAD